From a region of the Nitrospira sp. genome:
- a CDS encoding sulfurtransferase TusA family protein, with translation MMQADVKLDTLGYFCPMPIILTSKKIKELALGQVLEVVSDDEGIKKDMPAWCETTGHQMMGLEEEQAKSGRIYKAFVKKTK, from the coding sequence ATGATGCAAGCCGATGTCAAACTTGATACCTTGGGTTACTTCTGTCCGATGCCAATCATCCTGACGTCCAAAAAAATAAAAGAGCTGGCCTTGGGGCAGGTCTTGGAAGTCGTCTCGGACGATGAGGGCATCAAGAAAGACATGCCAGCCTGGTGTGAGACCACTGGCCATCAAATGATGGGCTTGGAAGAGGAACAGGCGAAGTCGGGCCGGATCTACAAGGCTTTTGTTAAGAAAACCAAGTAG
- a CDS encoding DsrE/DsrF/DrsH-like family protein — MIATQIEPTATLAQLQESKPEGVTIVLLSGDLDRAMAAFIIATGAAAMGMRVTVFFTFWGLNAIRRRGATSSAKDWLRRMFGLLNKGGADTLPLSRFHFGGIGTKMMQKVMKQNRMPGVPELMQTALDLGVRFIACTTTMGLMGITKDTLVDGIDQFAGVTTYLAEAKQGSVNLFI, encoded by the coding sequence ATGATAGCGACTCAAATTGAGCCAACGGCGACGTTGGCACAACTACAGGAATCGAAGCCGGAGGGCGTCACGATCGTGTTACTGAGCGGTGATCTCGATCGCGCGATGGCCGCGTTTATTATCGCGACAGGTGCCGCCGCCATGGGCATGCGCGTGACGGTGTTTTTTACATTTTGGGGGCTGAATGCCATTCGGCGAAGAGGAGCAACCAGTTCCGCAAAAGATTGGCTCCGACGGATGTTTGGTCTGCTCAACAAAGGCGGTGCCGACACGCTCCCCCTATCCCGCTTCCATTTTGGGGGGATCGGCACCAAGATGATGCAGAAAGTCATGAAGCAAAATAGGATGCCGGGAGTTCCGGAGCTGATGCAGACCGCCCTTGATCTAGGTGTGCGATTTATCGCCTGTACCACGACGATGGGTCTCATGGGCATTACCAAAGATACACTGGTGGACGGCATCGATCAGTTCGCCGGCGTGACGACCTATTTGGCGGAAGCCAAGCAAGGCAGCGTCAACCTATTCATCTGA
- a CDS encoding Rieske 2Fe-2S domain-containing protein, translating into MTEQPSSESTVSRSAPLFGFWYPAMPSHTLCSGTMKALQMLGVPILLCRDRTGTLSAMRDICPHRGMPLSFGRFDGERVECPYHGWQFDTKGRCQRIPALPDEPILKTDKIGIATYPAEETDGMIWLYLADERGNLDPLPPVPRMPFPSEPRQTFHISLTYTCTADDGIIGLIDPVHGPYVHSWWRSDARMHEKTKIFEPIPNGFRMTAHRPAKNSGPFHWIERIYGGPLSTTIDFVLPNQRIEFMQCGTAWLANRLMATPVSEMECRIDFSAYWRGLHWLPFGNLIFRTLTKIFLGQDERAMKHLAVGLRHKPSSMFLGDADMPAKWYYKLKAAHLESVQTGRPFEHPLKERVTLRWRS; encoded by the coding sequence ATGACCGAACAGCCATCAAGTGAAAGCACGGTTTCGAGGAGTGCTCCCCTCTTTGGATTTTGGTATCCGGCTATGCCGAGTCATACCTTGTGTTCGGGGACGATGAAGGCACTCCAGATGTTGGGAGTGCCGATCTTGCTGTGCCGTGATCGGACCGGCACTCTATCGGCCATGCGTGATATCTGTCCTCACCGGGGGATGCCCTTGTCGTTCGGCCGATTCGACGGTGAGCGAGTGGAATGCCCCTATCATGGTTGGCAATTCGATACAAAGGGGCGTTGTCAGCGCATTCCGGCTCTTCCAGATGAACCCATTCTGAAGACCGATAAGATCGGCATTGCCACGTATCCGGCGGAGGAAACCGATGGGATGATTTGGTTATATCTCGCCGATGAACGTGGAAACCTCGATCCTTTACCGCCGGTTCCACGTATGCCGTTTCCCTCTGAACCTCGACAAACCTTTCACATTTCGTTGACTTACACCTGCACGGCTGACGACGGCATCATCGGCCTGATCGATCCCGTCCATGGTCCCTATGTCCATTCCTGGTGGCGCAGTGATGCCCGAATGCACGAGAAAACCAAAATTTTTGAGCCGATTCCGAACGGTTTTCGGATGACCGCTCATCGGCCTGCCAAGAACAGCGGTCCGTTTCATTGGATCGAACGGATCTACGGAGGACCGCTCAGCACGACCATCGATTTCGTACTGCCGAATCAACGGATTGAGTTCATGCAATGCGGAACGGCGTGGCTGGCCAATCGATTGATGGCAACCCCTGTGTCAGAGATGGAGTGTCGGATCGATTTTTCAGCCTATTGGCGCGGCCTGCATTGGTTGCCGTTTGGAAATTTGATCTTTCGGACGTTGACGAAAATATTTTTGGGGCAGGATGAACGAGCGATGAAGCACCTTGCGGTGGGCCTCCGTCACAAGCCCTCGTCAATGTTCCTTGGCGATGCCGACATGCCTGCCAAATGGTACTACAAGCTCAAGGCTGCCCATCTTGAGTCGGTACAGACGGGACGACCCTTCGAACATCCCCTCAAAGAACGAGTGACGCTTCGCTGGCGTAGCTGA